A genomic stretch from Kribbella amoyensis includes:
- a CDS encoding GntR family transcriptional regulator encodes MVATKRAQVRSVLERLIDVELHPGDPIPSERALVDKLNVSRVTVRQAISDLVESGALERVHGKGTFVTGPQVDSQLHLTSFSREMRARGLEPGTVVLSATEIEASDETAKGLRVAKGTKVIRVERLRTADASPMAYEVGYYPSALFPGLLGRELGTLYDVFASEYDVVVTSGEQTVRADNADGHVARVLGVARRAPLLVLERTTFAGRKVVELSWSAYRADRYRLHMALTPRGPRTGSST; translated from the coding sequence ATGGTTGCGACGAAGCGGGCGCAGGTCCGGTCCGTGCTGGAACGGCTGATCGACGTCGAACTGCACCCGGGTGATCCGATCCCGTCCGAGCGGGCACTGGTGGACAAGCTGAACGTGTCCCGGGTGACCGTCCGGCAGGCGATCAGCGACCTGGTCGAGTCCGGTGCGCTGGAACGCGTGCACGGCAAGGGCACCTTCGTCACCGGCCCGCAGGTCGACTCCCAGTTGCACCTCACCTCGTTCTCCCGGGAGATGCGGGCCCGGGGCCTGGAGCCGGGCACCGTCGTGCTGTCGGCCACCGAGATCGAGGCCTCCGACGAGACCGCCAAGGGACTCCGGGTCGCGAAGGGCACGAAGGTGATCCGGGTCGAGCGGCTGCGTACCGCGGACGCCTCCCCGATGGCCTACGAGGTCGGCTACTACCCGTCCGCGCTCTTCCCCGGCCTGCTCGGCCGCGAGCTCGGCACCCTGTACGACGTGTTCGCCAGCGAGTACGACGTGGTCGTCACCTCCGGCGAGCAGACGGTCCGGGCGGACAACGCCGACGGACATGTCGCCCGCGTGCTCGGGGTGGCCCGGCGGGCACCCCTGCTGGTCCTCGAGCGCACCACCTTCGCCGGCCGCAAGGTCGTCGAGCTGTCCTGGTCGGCCTACCGGGCCGATCGGTACCGGCTGCACATGGCCCTCACCCCGCGGGGGCCGCGCACCGGTTCGTCCACCTGA
- a CDS encoding SIS domain-containing protein, with protein sequence MSVPAPATQMAREIAEQPAALAATFEHVLPLRHDITRLAAGRRHIIFVARGSSDNAGVYGRYLTEIHAGRQASLAAPSVATLYGANLDLSNSLVVAVSQSGATQEIVDTAEWAKRNGAAIVGITNDGDSPLASTADVALITQAGKELAVPATKTYTTQLAAITVTVDALAQRPGTLDADIARVPDAAAKMLEGSVDAAAELLAGAHDVLASGRGLTFGTTLEVALKLEETCLQPVRGLSYADLKHGPIAVVDADLVTILVAAADGPALPGMTELASVVREKGSKILGIGGDATFASRCDVNLAGPDLPETLAPLALVIPAQRAIEALARKLGLDPDAPRGLRKVTQTD encoded by the coding sequence GTGTCTGTCCCCGCTCCGGCCACCCAGATGGCGCGCGAGATCGCCGAGCAGCCGGCCGCCCTGGCGGCGACCTTCGAGCACGTCCTGCCGCTGCGGCACGACATCACCCGGCTGGCGGCGGGCCGCCGGCACATCATCTTCGTGGCCCGCGGATCGTCGGACAACGCCGGCGTCTACGGCCGCTACCTGACCGAGATCCACGCCGGCCGGCAGGCATCGCTGGCGGCCCCGTCGGTCGCCACCCTGTACGGCGCGAACCTCGACCTGTCGAACTCGCTGGTCGTCGCGGTCAGCCAGTCCGGCGCGACCCAGGAGATCGTCGACACCGCCGAGTGGGCCAAGCGCAACGGCGCCGCGATCGTCGGCATCACCAACGACGGCGACAGCCCGCTGGCCTCGACCGCCGACGTGGCCCTGATCACCCAGGCGGGCAAGGAGCTGGCCGTCCCCGCCACCAAGACGTACACCACGCAGCTGGCCGCGATCACCGTCACGGTCGACGCGCTGGCGCAGCGGCCGGGCACGCTGGACGCCGACATCGCCCGGGTACCGGATGCGGCGGCGAAGATGCTGGAAGGTTCCGTCGACGCGGCCGCCGAGCTGCTCGCCGGGGCCCACGACGTCCTGGCGAGCGGGCGCGGGCTCACCTTCGGGACCACGCTCGAGGTCGCGCTGAAGCTGGAGGAGACCTGCCTGCAGCCGGTCCGCGGCCTGTCGTACGCCGATCTGAAGCACGGGCCGATCGCGGTCGTCGACGCCGACCTGGTCACCATCCTGGTCGCCGCCGCCGACGGGCCGGCGCTGCCCGGGATGACCGAGCTGGCCTCCGTCGTGCGGGAGAAGGGCAGCAAGATCCTCGGGATCGGCGGCGACGCGACGTTCGCCTCGCGCTGCGACGTGAACCTGGCCGGCCCGGACCTGCCCGAGACGCTCGCCCCGCTGGCCCTGGTGATCCCGGCTCAGCGCGCGATCGAGGCACTCGCCCGCAAGCTCGGCCTCGACCCCGACGCTCCCCGCGGCCTCCGCAAGGTCACCCAGACCGACTGA
- a CDS encoding fibronectin type III domain-containing protein: protein MTRQFLPSAFRRPLTAVVAVLTLLTAFLVAASAPAAAAGEPRIDLRVLVVTDGSEWVGAIATELDAEGVPYTLVDLRSGTRPTINAAYLSDTVASVPRAKFQAVVLPNEAPGQLTAAELTALHTFEAAFGIRQVDASTWAHPGVGLNYAANPGYIGKLDGITATATTAGRADAFRYLKGPVGFEDIDTAVLESDGFVARPLPDDPVAKSSFRILVSAPMTGVTEQGSLVGVYTHEGREELVITFTYNQYQQQFQLLAPGIVSWMTRGMHLGYNRNYFAVQVDDVFVEDLRWSTTANCTPGDVCPPGTPMNEPIRMVPADVTTLKAWQTTNGMPLDMAFNAEGAVANDALTTSLLANKSSLRWLNHTWSHLYLGCQQNFTVIPWTCKTSGGAIQYESRALINGEIGKNQTWATSNAVTIDRTELVTGEHSGLKSLPQMTVDNPNLAGALQDTGIRWIASDASREAEQRAIGPALTVPRYPMNIFYNVATKAEEVDEYNWIYNSRADGGSGICEDNPQTSTCIPPLSLTTGFDSYIVPIEVQNATRHLLGNDPRPHYAHQSNLTEDRILYPVLNGILAKYATAFAANTDLLHPTLKESGTILRQAALWKTARNNVTAYAIGDTVTVQNTSGSAITVPVTMPNGTLTLTSSGATGPAFGEAYSGERSSQVAFTGQQTQRYRLPAGAGYPSPVTVPGAPTIGTPTAGNATATATWAAPANTGGSAITGYRVRVYRAGALINTLSAAASARSLAMTGLINGQPHQFSVAAVNSAGTSAYSAMSSTVTPAAAGTVPGAPPIGTPTAGNATATAYWAAPSNTGGSAITGYRVRVYRSGTLINTLSASASARSLVMTGLINGQPHRFSVAAVNATGTGAFSALSNTVTPKGVSYAPAIGTATAGRAAATIRWSAPTNNGGSPITSYLVRTYRSGVLINTKTVSGSASSVVNTALIAGRPHRFSVAAVNAQGTSNFSAQSNQVVPS, encoded by the coding sequence ATGACCCGGCAGTTTTTGCCTTCCGCCTTCCGCAGACCTTTGACCGCGGTCGTCGCGGTTCTGACGCTGCTGACCGCGTTCCTGGTGGCGGCCTCGGCACCGGCGGCCGCCGCCGGCGAACCGCGGATCGACCTCCGCGTACTGGTCGTGACCGACGGCAGCGAGTGGGTCGGCGCGATCGCCACCGAGCTCGACGCCGAGGGGGTGCCGTACACCCTGGTCGACCTGCGCAGCGGCACCCGGCCGACGATCAACGCCGCTTATCTGTCCGACACGGTGGCCTCGGTGCCGCGGGCCAAGTTCCAGGCCGTCGTGCTGCCGAACGAGGCGCCGGGGCAACTGACCGCGGCCGAACTGACCGCCCTGCACACGTTCGAGGCCGCGTTCGGGATCCGCCAGGTCGACGCCTCGACGTGGGCGCACCCGGGCGTCGGCCTCAACTACGCGGCCAACCCGGGGTACATCGGCAAGCTGGACGGCATCACCGCGACCGCGACCACGGCCGGCCGCGCGGACGCCTTCCGGTACCTGAAGGGCCCGGTCGGGTTCGAGGACATCGACACCGCGGTGCTGGAGAGCGACGGGTTCGTGGCCCGGCCGCTGCCCGACGACCCGGTGGCCAAGTCGTCGTTCCGGATCCTCGTCTCGGCGCCGATGACCGGTGTCACCGAGCAGGGCTCGCTGGTCGGCGTTTACACCCATGAGGGCCGTGAGGAACTCGTCATCACCTTCACCTACAACCAGTACCAGCAGCAGTTCCAGTTGCTTGCCCCCGGCATCGTTTCCTGGATGACCCGCGGCATGCACCTCGGCTACAACCGGAACTACTTCGCGGTCCAGGTGGACGACGTGTTCGTCGAGGACCTGCGCTGGAGCACGACGGCGAACTGTACGCCGGGTGACGTCTGCCCGCCGGGGACGCCGATGAACGAGCCGATCCGGATGGTCCCGGCCGACGTGACCACGCTGAAGGCCTGGCAGACCACGAACGGGATGCCACTGGACATGGCGTTCAACGCGGAAGGCGCGGTGGCCAACGACGCGCTGACCACCTCGTTGCTGGCGAACAAGTCCTCGCTCCGCTGGCTCAACCACACCTGGTCGCACCTGTACCTGGGCTGCCAGCAGAACTTCACCGTGATCCCGTGGACCTGCAAGACCTCGGGCGGCGCGATCCAGTACGAGTCGCGCGCGCTGATCAACGGGGAGATCGGCAAGAACCAGACCTGGGCGACGTCCAACGCGGTCACGATCGACCGGACCGAACTCGTCACCGGTGAGCACTCCGGCCTGAAGTCGCTGCCGCAGATGACCGTGGACAACCCGAACCTGGCCGGCGCCTTGCAGGACACCGGGATCCGCTGGATCGCCTCGGACGCGTCCCGGGAGGCGGAGCAGCGGGCGATCGGGCCGGCGCTGACCGTGCCGCGGTACCCGATGAACATCTTCTACAACGTCGCCACCAAGGCCGAGGAGGTCGACGAGTACAACTGGATCTACAACTCCCGGGCCGACGGCGGCAGCGGGATCTGCGAGGACAACCCGCAGACCTCGACCTGCATCCCGCCGCTCAGCCTGACCACCGGGTTCGACTCGTACATCGTGCCGATCGAGGTCCAGAACGCGACCCGGCACCTGCTCGGCAACGACCCGCGCCCGCACTACGCGCACCAGTCGAACCTGACCGAGGACCGGATCCTCTACCCGGTGCTGAACGGCATCCTGGCCAAGTACGCCACCGCGTTCGCCGCGAACACGGACCTGTTGCACCCGACGCTAAAGGAGAGCGGCACGATCCTGCGGCAGGCCGCTCTGTGGAAGACGGCGCGCAACAACGTCACGGCGTACGCGATCGGGGACACCGTGACCGTGCAGAACACGTCCGGCAGCGCGATCACGGTGCCGGTGACGATGCCGAACGGCACGCTGACGCTGACCTCGTCGGGTGCGACGGGACCCGCGTTCGGCGAGGCGTACAGCGGTGAGCGGTCGAGCCAGGTGGCGTTCACGGGTCAGCAGACCCAGCGGTATCGGCTGCCGGCGGGGGCCGGGTACCCGTCGCCGGTGACCGTGCCGGGCGCGCCGACGATCGGTACGCCGACCGCCGGGAACGCTACCGCCACGGCCACCTGGGCGGCGCCGGCGAACACGGGCGGCTCGGCGATCACCGGGTACCGGGTGCGCGTCTACCGTGCCGGGGCGCTGATCAACACGCTGTCCGCTGCGGCGAGTGCGCGCAGTCTGGCGATGACGGGACTCATCAACGGTCAGCCGCACCAGTTCTCGGTGGCGGCGGTCAACTCGGCCGGGACCAGCGCGTACTCGGCGATGTCGAGCACCGTGACTCCCGCCGCGGCAGGGACGGTACCGGGGGCACCGCCGATCGGTACGCCGACCGCGGGGAACGCGACCGCGACGGCGTACTGGGCGGCGCCGTCGAACACCGGTGGCTCGGCGATCACCGGGTACCGCGTCCGGGTCTACCGGTCCGGGACGCTGATCAACACGCTGTCCGCCTCGGCGAGTGCGCGCAGTCTGGTGATGACGGGACTCATCAACGGTCAGCCGCATCGGTTCTCGGTGGCCGCGGTGAACGCGACGGGGACGGGGGCGTTCTCGGCGCTGTCGAACACGGTGACGCCGAAGGGGGTCTCGTACGCCCCGGCGATCGGGACGGCGACCGCGGGCCGGGCGGCGGCGACGATCCGCTGGTCCGCGCCGACGAACAACGGTGGCTCGCCGATCACGAGCTACCTGGTCCGGACGTACCGGTCCGGGGTGCTGATCAACACCAAGACGGTGTCGGGGAGCGCGTCGAGCGTGGTCAACACGGCCCTGATCGCCGGGCGGCCGCACCGGTTCTCGGTGGCCGCGGTGAACGCGCAGGGGACCAGCAACTTCTCCGCGCAGTCGAACCAGGTGGTGCCGTCGTGA
- a CDS encoding ATP-binding protein, producing the protein MTVDVLSHIPLQRFSKSGAKLVPADIWHDLVHEFATIQALTAAALLMPEGKSQHRLIRLIEAETVQISDLLSSLGAQPAEPEPARAVAPKPRPSVVAEPAPVVPLEHADVVEVVRDVVEPLEPTTPIVLEFHARRRPATAAGGYRVGMSRVALRRVVRNLVGNALRAAPDGRVEVRVGPGTDPTGVAIEVADSGPGFGQAPRGLAGHGLSIVAGLTSAAGGDLEIGRSDLGGARVTVTLPLTRAG; encoded by the coding sequence GTGACCGTAGATGTGCTGTCGCACATTCCTTTGCAGCGCTTCTCCAAATCTGGGGCGAAGCTCGTTCCGGCCGATATCTGGCACGACCTGGTGCACGAATTCGCGACCATCCAGGCGTTGACCGCGGCCGCATTGCTGATGCCGGAGGGGAAATCCCAGCACCGGCTGATCCGGTTGATCGAAGCCGAGACGGTACAGATCTCGGACCTGCTCAGCTCGCTCGGCGCCCAACCGGCCGAGCCCGAGCCGGCCCGGGCGGTCGCACCCAAGCCTCGGCCGTCGGTCGTCGCCGAGCCGGCGCCGGTCGTGCCGCTCGAGCACGCCGACGTGGTCGAGGTCGTTCGTGATGTCGTCGAGCCGCTCGAGCCGACGACGCCGATCGTGCTCGAGTTCCACGCCCGGCGGCGGCCCGCGACGGCCGCGGGCGGGTACCGGGTGGGGATGAGCCGGGTCGCACTGCGGCGAGTGGTGCGCAACCTGGTGGGAAATGCGCTTCGGGCGGCGCCGGACGGCCGAGTGGAGGTCCGCGTGGGTCCGGGAACGGACCCAACGGGGGTGGCGATCGAGGTGGCCGATTCCGGCCCGGGCTTCGGGCAGGCGCCCCGGGGCCTGGCCGGGCACGGACTCTCGATCGTCGCGGGCCTCACCTCGGCCGCCGGTGGCGATCTCGAGATCGGCCGGTCGGATCTGGGCGGCGCTCGCGTCACCGTGACGCTGCCGTTGACCCGCGCAGGATGA